A single window of Granulicella mallensis MP5ACTX8 DNA harbors:
- a CDS encoding LytR/AlgR family response regulator transcription factor, with protein MRLRTVIADDEPLARDRLKAMLAGETSIEVAGECRNGRELVSLLKSEPVDLLFLDIQMPGNTGFEVVEQIGVARMPPTVFVTAHNEYAVRAFEVHALDYLTKPVELQRLQSALEHVRERIASKAALITQEQMQAIASSLQRGEAPAEPYVKRLLVPNGARETIVQVADIDWIEAADYYSRLHLGTKTYMLRQTVKQLVDSLDPARFVRVHRSTIVNIDRVKEILREGRADLWVVLTDGQRLKMSKAGWENLLTTGTARSL; from the coding sequence ATGAGACTTAGAACCGTCATCGCCGACGATGAGCCACTCGCCCGGGATCGGCTCAAGGCCATGCTCGCGGGAGAGACTTCGATCGAGGTAGCAGGCGAGTGCCGCAATGGCCGAGAGCTTGTCTCACTGCTCAAGTCCGAACCGGTCGATCTGCTCTTTCTGGATATCCAGATGCCCGGCAATACCGGCTTTGAAGTAGTGGAACAGATTGGCGTTGCGCGGATGCCGCCGACTGTCTTCGTCACCGCACACAATGAGTACGCCGTGCGCGCCTTTGAGGTCCATGCCCTCGATTACCTGACCAAGCCGGTGGAACTACAACGCCTCCAATCAGCGCTGGAGCATGTGCGCGAACGCATTGCTTCCAAAGCCGCCTTGATCACGCAGGAACAGATGCAGGCTATCGCCTCCAGCCTGCAACGTGGAGAGGCGCCGGCCGAACCTTACGTGAAACGCCTTCTTGTTCCGAACGGTGCCCGCGAGACGATCGTCCAGGTAGCGGACATCGACTGGATCGAAGCCGCCGACTATTACTCGCGCCTGCATCTCGGAACTAAGACTTACATGCTGCGCCAGACCGTCAAGCAGCTCGTGGATTCGCTCGACCCTGCTCGCTTTGTTCGCGTGCATCGATCGACGATTGTGAACATCGATCGGGTGAAGGAGATTCTGCGCGAGGGTCGCGCGGATCTGTGGGTTGTGCTGACAGACGGACAAAGGCTCAAGATGAGCAAGGCCGGGTGGGAGAATTTATTGACTACGGGCACTGCGCGAAGTCTTTGA
- a CDS encoding TetR/AcrR family transcriptional regulator produces the protein MMMVIIDMLTLTMMTVIIVKRAICFSRGADHMRLTGEQAKQNRQLILETASRMFKLHGMEDVSVADIMKQSGFTHGGFYNHFNSKEELAAEAVACAFENSAQRLSEKFASAGSPRKGFEKVIAEYLSPAYRDSSTGGCPAAALPADAARNGKEVQTAFADGIESYLDIFAAGMDGNKQEARQQAVALLSSLVGSLMLSRAVKKSNPKLSDELLSSARKQLCK, from the coding sequence ATGATGATGGTCATCATTGATATGTTGACATTAACAATGATGACCGTCATCATTGTCAAGCGGGCAATTTGTTTTTCACGCGGAGCAGATCACATGCGTTTGACCGGCGAACAAGCCAAACAAAATCGGCAGCTCATCCTTGAAACCGCATCGCGGATGTTTAAGCTGCATGGCATGGAAGATGTCAGCGTCGCTGACATCATGAAGCAGTCTGGCTTTACCCACGGCGGTTTCTATAACCACTTCAATTCCAAAGAGGAGCTTGCGGCTGAAGCGGTTGCGTGTGCCTTCGAAAACTCCGCGCAAAGATTGTCGGAAAAGTTTGCCTCAGCCGGAAGTCCGCGGAAGGGCTTTGAGAAAGTGATCGCGGAATACCTCAGTCCGGCGTATCGCGATTCATCTACTGGAGGATGTCCGGCAGCGGCGCTGCCAGCCGATGCTGCCCGCAATGGCAAAGAGGTTCAAACGGCTTTCGCCGACGGAATTGAATCCTATCTTGATATATTCGCCGCCGGGATGGACGGAAACAAACAAGAGGCACGGCAACAAGCCGTAGCGTTGCTGAGTAGCCTGGTGGGCTCATTGATGTTGTCCCGGGCCGTGAAGAAAAGCAATCCGAAGCTTTCCGACGAATTGCTCAGCTCCGCGCGGAAGCAGCTCTGTAAATAG
- a CDS encoding sensor histidine kinase gives MLRYLKSSNTGEGHVHAFTLIACVSSLLALAAAAECHSAVVASHAVAPLLPSLAYGLVLWSWWGVVAYCLWIGLRRWPKASFLSWRLLLLHLVLGVTVSVVHSYLLQETIAWCLRTWPGLYQAGYAELQYLNLGHFSLELLLYGFILGACLAVHLYLKSQEDNVRSIELEKQLSTAHLRALQMQIDPHFLFNTLNTVTALVEFDRKDEALETLGSLNTLLRTTLASNSPEKVTLGKELQMIESYLAIEQVRFADRLRVDVRIEPDALRGLVPCFLLQPLVENAIRHGIAHCESDGVVEASARREGRHLQLRIRDNGPGSNAPTKPGHGIGLRNTRDRLTHFYRDDYAMSANALAEGGFEVSIKIPYELAV, from the coding sequence ATGCTGAGATACCTCAAATCTTCCAACACCGGCGAAGGCCATGTTCACGCCTTCACCCTGATCGCGTGCGTTTCCTCGTTATTGGCCCTTGCGGCGGCGGCGGAGTGTCATTCAGCCGTCGTGGCCTCCCATGCAGTAGCGCCTCTTCTCCCCTCGCTTGCGTATGGCCTGGTTCTCTGGAGCTGGTGGGGCGTGGTGGCTTACTGCCTGTGGATCGGATTGAGGCGTTGGCCGAAGGCCTCGTTCCTCTCCTGGCGCTTACTCCTCCTTCATCTTGTACTCGGCGTAACTGTCAGTGTCGTGCATTCTTACCTGCTGCAGGAGACCATCGCCTGGTGTCTCCGTACATGGCCCGGCTTGTACCAGGCAGGCTATGCCGAGCTGCAGTATCTCAACCTGGGACATTTCAGCCTGGAGCTTCTGCTCTACGGCTTCATCCTGGGAGCCTGCCTTGCCGTTCATCTCTATCTGAAGTCCCAGGAAGACAACGTACGTTCTATCGAACTGGAGAAGCAGTTATCTACGGCACACCTGCGCGCGCTCCAGATGCAGATCGATCCTCACTTCCTCTTCAATACGCTGAACACCGTAACCGCGCTGGTTGAGTTCGATCGCAAGGACGAGGCCCTGGAAACGCTTGGAAGTTTGAACACTCTTCTGCGCACCACGCTCGCCAGTAACAGCCCGGAGAAGGTGACCCTCGGCAAAGAGTTGCAGATGATCGAAAGCTATCTCGCCATCGAACAGGTGCGCTTCGCCGACAGGCTTCGCGTAGACGTGCGCATTGAGCCCGACGCGCTAAGAGGACTGGTTCCCTGCTTTCTCCTGCAACCGTTGGTAGAGAATGCTATCCGCCACGGCATCGCTCACTGCGAAAGCGATGGCGTAGTCGAGGCCTCGGCAAGACGCGAGGGACGGCACCTGCAACTCCGTATCCGTGACAATGGCCCCGGCAGCAACGCGCCGACAAAACCCGGGCATGGAATCGGGCTCAGGAATACGCGTGACCGGCTTACTCATTTCTATCGCGACGATTACGCCATGAGCGCAAACGCCCTTGCAGAGGGCGGCTTCGAGGTCTCCATCAAGATTCCCTATGAGCTGGCGGTATGA
- a CDS encoding SDR family NAD(P)-dependent oxidoreductase produces MNSSLQGKVAVVTGGGEGIGLASAKRLAAEGASVFIVGRRQSILDAAVAEIGGDVTAVQADVSKPADLDRVYEAVRASKGKIDILVANAGVQTREPLGSITEEAIDYQLAINFKGVIFTVQQALPLLTDGASIILTSSATAVKGIPQRTVYSATKAAIRSFARTWANELKARRIRVNVFSPGPILTPLLQQTFVDPKVKEAYMTNVVGAVPLGRAGEAEEMGEVVAFLASDAASYINGADIQADGGFAQV; encoded by the coding sequence ATGAATAGTTCTCTACAGGGCAAAGTAGCTGTGGTTACGGGTGGTGGTGAAGGGATCGGACTGGCATCCGCAAAGCGGCTTGCTGCAGAAGGAGCATCTGTCTTCATCGTGGGCCGTCGCCAGTCCATCCTGGACGCGGCAGTTGCCGAGATCGGTGGCGACGTGACGGCTGTGCAAGCCGACGTGTCCAAACCAGCCGACCTCGATCGGGTTTACGAAGCGGTTCGCGCGTCGAAGGGCAAGATCGACATCCTGGTCGCGAACGCCGGCGTTCAGACGAGAGAACCCCTCGGCTCGATCACGGAAGAAGCGATCGACTACCAACTGGCCATTAACTTCAAGGGCGTCATCTTCACCGTGCAGCAGGCCCTGCCGCTGCTGACCGACGGCGCGTCGATCATCCTGACATCGTCCGCGACGGCCGTGAAGGGCATTCCCCAGCGCACGGTTTATTCCGCGACCAAGGCCGCGATCCGCAGCTTTGCACGGACCTGGGCGAACGAACTCAAAGCCCGCCGCATCCGCGTCAATGTCTTCTCCCCGGGACCGATCCTGACTCCTTTGCTGCAGCAAACCTTCGTCGATCCCAAGGTCAAGGAAGCCTATATGACGAACGTCGTCGGCGCGGTTCCGCTAGGCCGCGCGGGCGAGGCGGAAGAGATGGGAGAGGTTGTGGCTTTCCTGGCGTCCGACGCGGCCAGCTATATCAACGGAGCTGACATCCAGGCCGACGGAGGGTTTGCGCAGGTCTAG
- a CDS encoding flotillin family protein: MENHYIVVGGLIVLGTLVLMGLMAKMFRKAGPNEAVIRYGFRGPKVIKGHGALIFPVVEHSRMLSLELMSFDVAPSQDLYTKQGVAVTVEAVAQIKVRSDNESIMTAAEQFLSKTPAEREGLIRLVMEGHLRGIIGQLTVEQIVKEPEMVGERMRATCAEDMSKMGLEVVSFTIKEVRDKNEYITNMGRPDIARIKRDAEIAMAEAERDTAIRRAIALREAAVAKAAADQERVLAETMSLGKQAEAQRDLDIQKATFTEQSRRQEAQADKAYELQTNVMQQKVIAEQVKVQQIEKEAQVKVQEAEILRNEKELIATVLKKSEIEAQRIGNMANAEKARIVAEAEGKAQAIRTQGEAEASIIFQKGEAEAKAMNIKAEAYQEWSQAAVVDKLITNMADVVRAMSEPLSKVDKITIVSTGDGKNVGAHKLTGEMTEIAAQVPALFEALSGMKMSDLMGNIKQMTQRPNGGTSDVPPTIEGDRKSE, translated from the coding sequence ATGGAAAACCATTACATAGTTGTCGGTGGGTTAATCGTTCTTGGAACCCTTGTGCTGATGGGCTTGATGGCGAAGATGTTTCGCAAAGCCGGCCCCAATGAAGCAGTCATCCGTTACGGCTTTCGCGGACCGAAGGTCATCAAGGGCCACGGCGCGCTGATCTTTCCGGTGGTGGAGCACTCGCGAATGCTGTCGCTGGAGCTGATGAGCTTCGACGTAGCCCCGTCGCAGGATCTCTACACCAAGCAGGGCGTTGCCGTAACCGTTGAAGCCGTCGCGCAGATCAAGGTGCGTTCGGACAACGAGTCGATCATGACGGCGGCGGAGCAGTTTCTCTCCAAGACGCCCGCAGAGCGCGAGGGCTTGATTCGTCTCGTGATGGAAGGCCACCTGCGTGGCATCATCGGTCAGCTCACGGTCGAGCAGATCGTGAAGGAGCCGGAGATGGTGGGTGAGCGTATGCGCGCCACCTGCGCCGAGGATATGAGCAAGATGGGGCTCGAAGTCGTGAGCTTCACCATCAAGGAGGTGCGCGATAAGAACGAGTACATCACCAACATGGGTCGTCCTGATATTGCGCGTATCAAGCGCGATGCCGAGATCGCCATGGCCGAAGCGGAGCGCGACACCGCGATCCGCCGCGCAATCGCTCTAAGGGAAGCTGCGGTCGCCAAGGCTGCCGCCGACCAGGAGCGAGTGCTCGCCGAGACGATGTCGCTGGGCAAACAGGCCGAGGCGCAGCGCGACCTCGACATCCAGAAGGCAACGTTCACCGAGCAGTCCCGCCGGCAGGAGGCGCAGGCTGACAAGGCGTATGAGCTGCAGACCAACGTGATGCAGCAGAAGGTCATCGCCGAGCAGGTGAAGGTGCAGCAGATCGAGAAGGAAGCGCAGGTCAAGGTACAGGAGGCCGAGATCCTGCGTAACGAGAAGGAACTCATCGCGACTGTCCTCAAGAAGTCGGAGATCGAGGCGCAGCGCATTGGCAACATGGCGAATGCCGAAAAGGCACGCATCGTCGCTGAGGCGGAAGGCAAGGCTCAGGCCATCCGTACCCAGGGTGAGGCGGAGGCTTCGATCATCTTCCAGAAGGGCGAGGCGGAAGCCAAGGCCATGAACATCAAGGCTGAGGCCTACCAGGAGTGGTCGCAGGCCGCGGTCGTCGACAAACTCATCACGAACATGGCGGATGTCGTTCGCGCCATGAGCGAGCCTCTGAGCAAGGTGGACAAGATCACCATCGTGTCCACCGGCGACGGCAAAAACGTCGGAGCGCACAAGCTCACCGGCGAGATGACCGAGATCGCAGCGCAGGTACCCGCGCTCTTCGAGGCTCTCAGCGGCATGAAGATGAGCGACCTGATGGGGAACATCAAGCAGATGACGCAGCGCCCGAACGGCGGTACGTCCGATGTTCCACCCACGATCGAAGGGGACCGCAAGAGTGAATAA
- a CDS encoding helix-turn-helix domain-containing protein produces MKLCDKIRYLREVEGSLRGLGRAMTQGELVKAIAAEMEESISQSYLSQIESGARPHLTNTSRLLLAKFFKVHPGYLVDDPEGYHAELLSDLRGLEDKLDLWLIGGAERFRRDPELRRALLAVARHEDSRGCLLLLESVLETPSLAERLLELLRPVPKLATRPLALVEPAAESASVSKRVMKKKSGPSTK; encoded by the coding sequence ATGAAACTGTGCGACAAAATCCGGTACCTGCGCGAGGTTGAAGGCAGTCTGCGCGGTCTGGGCCGCGCGATGACCCAGGGCGAACTGGTCAAGGCCATCGCGGCGGAGATGGAAGAGTCGATCAGCCAGAGCTATCTCTCGCAGATCGAGAGCGGCGCCCGCCCGCACCTCACTAATACCTCGCGGCTGCTGCTGGCGAAGTTCTTCAAGGTACATCCCGGCTACCTGGTCGATGACCCCGAGGGCTATCACGCCGAACTGCTCAGCGACCTGCGCGGCCTGGAGGACAAGCTCGACCTCTGGCTGATCGGCGGCGCGGAGCGTTTTCGCCGCGACCCCGAACTGCGCCGAGCCTTGTTGGCGGTAGCACGGCACGAGGATTCGCGCGGCTGCCTGCTGCTGCTCGAAAGCGTGCTGGAGACGCCATCGCTGGCGGAGCGCTTGCTGGAGCTGCTGCGGCCTGTGCCGAAGCTGGCAACGCGGCCGCTGGCCCTGGTAGAACCAGCCGCGGAGAGCGCAAGTGTAAGTAAGCGTGTCATGAAGAAGAAGTCCGGGCCCAGTACGAAGTAA
- a CDS encoding lactate racemase domain-containing protein: MPWFTIEEDALSQQQIAEACTRLLAEARTRINGNLKRVLLLPPDLTRAHSGAGHITELLYRELDAAGAHVEVIPTLGQHVPHTEAENKWMFGSIPHERIFAHDWRNGCTHVGVVPGKYVDATTGGAADWDIPIDLNTKLMTEQWDLVINVGHVVPHEVLGFANHNKNYFIGVAGKDTICASHIAAAVYGIENNLGCLVTPLRACFNYAEEKYMKHVPDCYIQIVMQRDKENKLVTSGLFVGDDLETYLQAARRSREQNITVFDKPIKKVVAVMQADEFRATWVANKAVYRTRMAIADGGELLILAPGVERFGEQPEVDALIRKYGYKGTPYTLALYKTEADMQAIPHGVAHLIHGSSEGRFTITYAPGHLTKAEIEQVGYNYADLAEMQARYNPATMKEGWNTMPDGEEVFYISTPSAGLWATKDKLNDPHRRDLSSPEQLAEAEKAAQ, encoded by the coding sequence GTGCCCTGGTTCACTATCGAAGAAGACGCCCTCTCGCAGCAGCAGATCGCCGAAGCCTGCACCCGCCTGCTCGCCGAAGCCCGCACCCGTATCAACGGCAACCTCAAGCGGGTCCTGCTGCTGCCGCCTGATCTCACGCGTGCGCACTCCGGCGCGGGCCATATTACCGAGCTGCTCTATCGCGAGCTGGATGCGGCGGGAGCGCACGTGGAGGTCATCCCGACGCTGGGACAGCACGTGCCGCACACCGAGGCTGAGAACAAGTGGATGTTCGGCTCGATTCCGCACGAGCGCATCTTCGCGCACGACTGGCGCAATGGCTGCACGCACGTCGGCGTGGTGCCGGGAAAATATGTAGACGCAACCACCGGTGGTGCTGCCGACTGGGACATCCCGATCGACCTGAATACCAAGCTCATGACCGAGCAGTGGGACCTGGTCATCAACGTCGGGCATGTCGTTCCGCACGAAGTGCTGGGCTTTGCGAACCACAACAAGAACTACTTCATCGGCGTTGCGGGCAAGGATACGATCTGCGCCTCGCACATTGCGGCCGCAGTGTATGGCATCGAGAACAACCTCGGCTGCCTGGTGACACCGCTGCGCGCGTGCTTCAACTATGCCGAAGAGAAGTACATGAAGCATGTGCCGGACTGCTACATCCAGATCGTGATGCAGCGCGACAAGGAGAACAAGCTGGTGACGAGCGGGCTCTTCGTCGGCGACGATCTCGAGACCTACCTGCAGGCCGCGCGCCGCAGCCGCGAGCAGAACATCACGGTCTTCGACAAGCCGATCAAGAAGGTCGTCGCCGTGATGCAGGCTGACGAGTTCCGCGCGACCTGGGTGGCGAACAAGGCCGTCTACCGCACGCGCATGGCCATCGCCGATGGGGGTGAGTTGCTCATCCTCGCACCGGGTGTCGAACGCTTTGGAGAACAACCCGAAGTCGACGCGCTGATCCGCAAGTATGGCTACAAGGGCACGCCCTACACGCTGGCACTCTACAAGACCGAGGCCGATATGCAGGCCATTCCGCATGGCGTGGCGCATCTCATCCACGGCTCCAGCGAAGGCCGCTTCACCATTACCTATGCCCCGGGCCACCTGACGAAGGCGGAGATCGAGCAAGTCGGGTATAACTATGCCGATCTCGCCGAGATGCAGGCTCGCTACAACCCGGCGACCATGAAGGAAGGCTGGAACACGATGCCGGATGGAGAAGAGGTGTTCTACATCTCGACGCCATCGGCGGGACTTTGGGCGACGAAGGATAAGCTGAATGATCCGCATCGCCGTGATTTGAGCAGCCCGGAGCAGTTGGCCGAGGCGGAGAAGGCGGCGCAGTAG
- a CDS encoding PspA/IM30 family protein: protein MALSLMERVATLLRANVNDLIDRAEDPEKMLKQLALDMENQLLQLKTQVAIAIADKHLLEKKSKEQSQTAEDWRLKAELAVTKGKDDLARAALDRALTHEKMAGDLLHQVEEQTEEVEGMRMTYNKLQGKLKETQAHCVLLIAQHRRAQMAGKAITAREAAEQVAVSLGRGPALDRVKARIQSAEAHNYAGKQMLEDDTLEDDFAKLERDEKVERLLGELKEKQAHMLEAG, encoded by the coding sequence ATGGCACTATCGCTAATGGAAAGAGTAGCAACGCTGCTACGCGCAAACGTGAACGATCTGATCGACCGCGCCGAAGACCCCGAAAAGATGTTGAAGCAACTGGCTCTCGATATGGAGAACCAGTTACTGCAACTGAAGACGCAGGTAGCAATTGCGATCGCCGACAAACACCTGCTCGAAAAGAAGAGCAAGGAACAGTCGCAAACTGCCGAGGACTGGCGTTTAAAGGCGGAGCTGGCGGTGACCAAGGGCAAGGACGATCTGGCCCGTGCCGCACTCGACCGTGCCCTGACGCACGAGAAGATGGCCGGGGACCTCCTGCACCAGGTCGAAGAGCAGACCGAAGAGGTCGAAGGGATGCGCATGACGTACAACAAGCTGCAAGGCAAGTTGAAAGAGACGCAGGCCCACTGTGTGTTGCTGATCGCGCAGCATCGCCGCGCGCAGATGGCGGGCAAGGCGATTACGGCGCGTGAGGCAGCGGAGCAGGTGGCTGTAAGCCTCGGTCGCGGCCCGGCGCTTGACCGCGTCAAAGCCCGCATCCAGAGCGCCGAAGCGCATAACTACGCCGGCAAACAGATGCTCGAAGACGACACGCTGGAAGACGACTTCGCGAAGCTGGAACGCGACGAGAAGGTCGAACGGCTGTTGGGCGAGTTGAAAGAGAAGCAAGCCCACATGCTGGAGGCCGGCTGA